Genomic window (Prionailurus bengalensis isolate Pbe53 chromosome E3, Fcat_Pben_1.1_paternal_pri, whole genome shotgun sequence):
GTCTAGGGGGTTGCTGAGAAGTTTGCGGTTTCCTCCAGCTTTCGTAGCCCTTAGGATACGTGCAGGTTCGaactgtgttctgtctctcccctcccgcTACTCCGTGGGGGATTCTCAGAGCGAATTGGATTTGAGACCTGGGCGGAGCCCGGAACCAGGAAAGCAAGTCAGAGGCCAGCACCCCGAGGGGCGGAGCGAAGCGGTACCGCCCCCGGACGTCTCGGACCAATGACCGCGGGCGTCGAGCAGGCCAATGAGCGCGGGCAGCGGGCGGCTGGCCAATGAGCGCGGGGCCGCTTGGGAGGCGGTGCTCGGAACGCGACCAGGAGGGCGACGCGGCGGCCGCAGCCATGGGTGCTGGGCCTGCGGGGCCGCGGAGGGGGCGCGAGGAACTGCCGGGCGGGGCTGAAGAGACAGCCGCCGGGACTGGCCCTCGACGCTGAGCTGCGGTGGGGCCCCCGCCTGCTCTTGGAGGGCCAGTGAGCGCGAGCGGGGCGCGTCGGAGGAGCCGGGCAGCCGCCGGCCACCTCAGGGGGGCCTCCCTGGCTGCCGGGAGGATCGAGAGGGTCGTGTGGGCACATCTGGGGGTGCGTGGACCCCGCCGGGCGCTTTTCAGGGGCCAGGGAGCGTCTGCAGGGGCCGCGGCACACCGGCGGGGGCACCGCCGGGGCCCAGCGCCGCCTCGGTCGAGCCCCCGGGGCGTCCCTGCATGGCTGAGCTGCCCCCTAGCCGGCCGCCCGGGCGCCGCAGCGGCTGAGATCGCTGGGATCGCCGGGCCGCCGCCGCCCTCGCCGCCCCCTGCATGCCCGGCGCCCGGGTCGCGGCCCACCTGGACGCGCTGGGCCCCCTGGTCCCCTACGTGCCGCCGTCGCTGCTGCCCTCTATGTTCTACGTGGGCCTGTTTTTCGTCAATGTGCTGATCCTATACTACGCCTTCCTCATGGAGTACATTGTCCTCAATGTGGGCCTCGTCTTCCTGCCGGAGGACATGGACCAGGCGCTCGTGGACCTCGGCGTGCTCTCCGACCCCGGTTCGGGCCTCTACGATGCCGACTCGGAGCTCGATGTCTTCGATGGTTACTTGGAGTAGGCTTGGCTAccgtcctcccctccccgccaacGACCCGCAACCCTCGGCCTGGACCGGCCGCCCAAATCCTGCCGCCGCTGCTGGTTGGGGGCATCGTTTGGCCAGGGATGGGACCCCCAGGACGAGGCCCTCACTGGCCTCCAAGACCTGTAAGTGCCCTTTCTGCACCAGATGAGGATGGGTTGGGGCGCTGGCGAAGAAGAGGGTGGTATCTCCACACCGGACACACACCCTTCCCCCAGGCTTGGGATTCCTCCATCCACCTCCTGGAGGTCTATTTAAGATGCCGGGAATGGCCAGACCCCTGTTAGGCCCTTAGTTGGGGCTGCAAAGCTTTCCCCGGTGAAGGTGACAGTCGTTGAGGGGAAGGGAGACTGAGCCTGAATGGTGTTGGGTTAGCCACGGTACCTACTGTCACAGCTTGTGGAAAAGCCTTTGCACCTAGATCCCTTTGAGGCAGATCTGTCAGCACCTCGCCTCTGCCTCCATCTGGCTTGATGGTGACCTT
Coding sequences:
- the DEXI gene encoding dexamethasone-induced protein, coding for MPGARVAAHLDALGPLVPYVPPSLLPSMFYVGLFFVNVLILYYAFLMEYIVLNVGLVFLPEDMDQALVDLGVLSDPGSGLYDADSELDVFDGYLE